The Sneathiella limimaris region TTATCGTGATAGAGCCAGTTGCGAATGATCGCGACGGCTTCATCTGGATGTTTTTCAACGATTTCGCCAACCTTATTGAGGGCAGAGGTTTTGACCTGTCCATCAACCTTGGCAATGTCGATCATTTCATCCAGCTCAGATAGGGTTTCGGATTGCAGGCCAAGATCCTTTTCACCTGCAGGGCCCTCAAGGGCTGCGGTAGTACCGCCGGCGCCGCCCGGTATCTGGGCAACACCTCCACCTGCTGCTGCGTAGCCTGGCGCACCTGCAATTGCACCGACGGCGCCGCCAGGACCCGCCAAAGCATTACCAGCATCATCTGCGCTTAAAGCCCGTGTTAGCAATGGCCGTACGACCAGAAGCAGAGCAAGGATGGCAACGATCGCAAGGACAGCCATCTCACCCATCTTGAACAGGTCGCGTTTGGTGAGGCCCATGAACAGTTCAATTGTTTCCGGATCTTCCTCAAACTCGACAGGAGCCAATTGCACGAAAGGCATATTGACGACTTCAACAAGGTCACCGCGATCCTCATCGAACCCGATTGAGGATTTGACCAATCGGGCGACCTGATCAAGGGCATCCTGATCCAGTGGTTCATAGGTTTGATTGCCATCTGCATCTACCGCGGCACGCCCGTTCACCAAAACAGCAACTGTTAGGCGTTGGATAAGACCACTTTCCTGAACCTCTGTGGTGATGGTTTTGGAAATTTCGTAGTTGACTGTCTCTTCGACCCGGTTGGAGGCACTTTCAGATCCTGCACCCCCTTCTTGAGCTGCTTCTGCTTCTGGAAGGTTGTTGCCAACGGTAACACCTTCAGCGCCCCCTGTTGTATCGGAGGAAGAGTTACTTTCCTCAACAGTCTGGGTGGAGCGGACAACCTGTCCATCTGGGTCATATGTTTCTGATTTGACCGTTTTCTGGTCAAAGTTCATTTCCGCACTGACTTGGGCACGGACATTTCCTTTGCCCAGGGATTGTTCAAGCAAGGCTTCGATTTGTTCACGCAGGCGCGCTTCATAAGAAACCCTCATGAACTCGCTTTGGCTGCTGAAACCGTTGCCTGGGTTTTCTTTACCATCGCCCCGTGCCAGCAGATTTCCGCGGCTATCGACAATTGAAATCCGGTTCACGGCCAATGTGGGGACTGCTGCAGCGACCATGTGCTGAATAGAAGCAACTTGGTCTTCGCTGAGACGGCCTTTAAGTTTTAGAACGATTGAGGCAGAGGCTTCCCGTTTTTCCCGGCTGAAGACCTGCCGTTTTGGCAAGACGATATGAACACGAGCTGTCGAAACATTGTTTAGCGCGCGAATGGTTCGGGACAATTCCCCTTCCAGGGCGCGCACCAGATTAACATTCTGAACGAAAGCCGTTGTGCCGAAAGCGTCTGAATTATCAAAGATTTCATAGCCAACAGAGCCACCATTTGGCAGGCCATCCTGCGCCATGCCCAAGCGGAGTTTATCCACTTGATCGCGCACTACCAAAATATCCCGGCCACCATTCTCAAGTTTGTAGGGAATGTTTTGAGCGTCCAGCCGGCTGATCACAGCTCCGGAATCCTCTGGTTCCAGATTGCCATAGAGCAGCGCATAGTCTGCGTTTCCAAGCTGCGTGGACATAAACATGATCAGGGCGATCAGACCCACGGCGACAGACCCCAGTATGGCGAGCCTGATAGTACCGAGGTTCTGTAGAAGCTGACTTAATCCGTTCACGATCGACACCTTTAAAGCAAAAAGTACAAGTTAGAACACTGTCCGATGAGACCGTAATCTAACGACTTGTTATAAACAGAAGGTTAACGACCGGCAATATTTGCCGAGTTTTAGGAAAAAATTGCCTATTTTTAGGAAGTCATTGAATTAGAAAAAGAAAATAAAAAAGCGATTTGGCGGGTTTCAGGCCAAATCGCTGCGCGAAAAGTCAGTTTTTAGGGTGTGATATTTTTGACTCGTTTCCCTAAAAAAAGTTAATTTTCAAATTCTGGAGGGCTCGGAGGCCGGTATTGCTGGATCCGGGTGGTCCGAAGTCCGGGCAAACCGTGCTTGTCGATTGCCTTTTGCCAGGAAAGGAATTCTTCGACTGACAACTTATACATTGTGCAGGCTTC contains the following coding sequences:
- the fliF gene encoding flagellar basal-body MS-ring/collar protein FliF; this encodes MNGLSQLLQNLGTIRLAILGSVAVGLIALIMFMSTQLGNADYALLYGNLEPEDSGAVISRLDAQNIPYKLENGGRDILVVRDQVDKLRLGMAQDGLPNGGSVGYEIFDNSDAFGTTAFVQNVNLVRALEGELSRTIRALNNVSTARVHIVLPKRQVFSREKREASASIVLKLKGRLSEDQVASIQHMVAAAVPTLAVNRISIVDSRGNLLARGDGKENPGNGFSSQSEFMRVSYEARLREQIEALLEQSLGKGNVRAQVSAEMNFDQKTVKSETYDPDGQVVRSTQTVEESNSSSDTTGGAEGVTVGNNLPEAEAAQEGGAGSESASNRVEETVNYEISKTITTEVQESGLIQRLTVAVLVNGRAAVDADGNQTYEPLDQDALDQVARLVKSSIGFDEDRGDLVEVVNMPFVQLAPVEFEEDPETIELFMGLTKRDLFKMGEMAVLAIVAILALLLVVRPLLTRALSADDAGNALAGPGGAVGAIAGAPGYAAAGGGVAQIPGGAGGTTAALEGPAGEKDLGLQSETLSELDEMIDIAKVDGQVKTSALNKVGEIVEKHPDEAVAIIRNWLYHDK